The Chitinophagales bacterium genomic sequence TGCAGCAGGTACACTGACGAAGCTGAAGAAGTTCGAAGCATCGGGATGGGGCAACCTGCCTGTTTGTATTGCTAAAACGCAATATTCCTTCAGCGATGATCCTAAAAAGGTCAATGCTCCAACAGATTTCGACATAACCATCCGTGACGTTGTGATCAATGCGGGTGCAGGATTTATTGTAGCAGTAGCCGGTGATATTATGCGTATGCCGGGATTGCCTAAGGATCCGCAAGCCAACCACATCAAACTGGTAAATGGTGAAATTGAAGGATTGAGCTAATCAACACAATTATCATAATGAATAAAGGCAGCCAATGGCTGCCTTTATTCATTTATATCGCTTGTTACACAGTTGTTATCTCAAGCTTTATATTAGGTAAAATATTACTCGGGGCTTTTACTTTGAGCATTATTGTTCATACAAATGATAAAACCCCTTACTTCTTTACGCTTTTTCTTCGCTTTGATGGTGTTTTTCAGCCATTTATGGTTTTTGAAAGATGAGACACCATTTCTGCAACACTTATATGATGATATCTTTTACGAGGGTTATATAGGTGTCAGTTTCTTTTTCATTTTGAGTGGATTTGTATTGGGCTATAGTTATCACGATAAAATATTATGCGGGGAAACTCGATTTGCCCAATTCTGGCTCGCACGATTTGCCCGTATTTATCCACTTCATTTACTTACTCTGCTTATAGCCATACCACTTTCTTTTAAAGGGGCATTAACGGAGTGGATCACTCGCTTTGTGCTGAACCTGTTCCTGATCCAAAGCTTTGTCCCGTCGGATGATATCTACTTTTACTTCAATTCGGTTTCCTGGAGTATCTCAGATGAATGGTTCTTTTACATCATGTTCCCATTCATCGTTTTCCTGCTGTATAAGCGCAAGTATATAAAAGTAGCTCCCGTAATATTATTGCTTATACCCATTATGCTTTACCTGGCAAAAGAAGCTTACCACGAAA encodes the following:
- a CDS encoding acyltransferase, with protein sequence MIKPLTSLRFFFALMVFFSHLWFLKDETPFLQHLYDDIFYEGYIGVSFFFILSGFVLGYSYHDKILCGETRFAQFWLARFARIYPLHLLTLLIAIPLSFKGALTEWITRFVLNLFLIQSFVPSDDIYFYFNSVSWSISDEWFFYIMFPFIVFLLYKRKYIKVAPVILLLIPIMLYLAKEAYHEKYFYINPLLRIGDFVIGVILYRLYRKRKDIEILRNRNAATIAEITSILALCVFFYFHNDIPQGYRYSCYYWPPMVMLIYTFSYSRGYLSDILSNKVLVYLGEISFGFYMIHMLIIRYYSYIPTKFPSFSVLMPKGYIEAYVV